The Sphingobacteriales bacterium genome has a segment encoding these proteins:
- a CDS encoding NurA domain-containing protein has translation MSYNKTGNRPFEFASKSNHIHIIKDPEVQKFLSQHELPKEGDEISLFDQYLVDIDYDVVDSIEYIIAVDGGDTTVPVKSKFPSSTITFFQFGANLLKISDLKELREQPFISPQSISKLKELQRIKFTLPTKNIGLIDEDGKRATLTYSVRKALYEFFKQHDFLSTLKWFLFEEYKKNPKSERELASHPNNSATKKVVIERDKINSEYKIQHADGDLFLTDIFRLHEVVDEDLGAGGIVGYLRNLIEHFILIATIRGLYKVKKDTLKEVLFLKDGPLGFFGQTANMHEPMRELLNHLNSELNIFLAGIEKSGPFVEHALEIKDKIKQGQAYLLSNKHIYKYIKPVTLTIQKHMDVPLIIAAK, from the coding sequence ATGTCATACAACAAAACAGGGAACAGGCCATTTGAATTTGCTAGTAAAAGCAACCATATTCATATTATCAAAGACCCAGAAGTTCAGAAGTTTTTAAGCCAACACGAACTTCCCAAAGAGGGTGATGAAATTTCTCTATTTGACCAGTATTTGGTGGATATAGATTATGATGTTGTAGATTCTATAGAATACATTATAGCAGTAGATGGAGGTGATACAACAGTTCCAGTCAAATCAAAATTCCCTTCTTCCACTATAACCTTTTTTCAGTTCGGGGCTAACTTATTGAAAATTTCAGACCTTAAAGAATTGAGGGAGCAACCTTTCATTTCTCCACAATCAATCTCAAAACTGAAAGAATTACAGCGGATAAAATTTACCTTACCGACCAAAAACATTGGTTTAATTGATGAAGATGGCAAAAGAGCAACACTAACCTATTCCGTAAGGAAAGCACTTTACGAATTTTTTAAGCAACACGATTTTTTATCAACTTTGAAATGGTTTCTTTTTGAAGAGTATAAAAAAAATCCGAAATCAGAGAGAGAACTTGCAAGCCACCCAAATAATTCTGCGACAAAGAAAGTGGTTATTGAAAGAGATAAAATCAATTCCGAATATAAAATACAACACGCAGACGGTGATTTGTTTTTGACAGATATTTTTAGGCTTCACGAAGTAGTGGATGAAGATTTAGGTGCAGGAGGTATTGTTGGTTATTTAAGGAACTTGATTGAACATTTCATTCTGATTGCCACCATTAGAGGGCTGTATAAAGTCAAGAAAGATACCTTAAAGGAAGTATTATTTCTAAAGGATGGCCCGTTAGGTTTCTTTGGACAAACTGCGAATATGCACGAGCCTATGCGAGAATTATTGAATCACTTGAATTCTGAATTAAATATCTTTTTAGCAGGAATAGAGAAATCGGGTCCGTTTGTAGAACACGCATTGGAAATTAAAGACAAAATAAAGCAAGGACAGGCGTATTTACTTTCAAACAAGCACATTTACAAGTATATAAAACCGGTGACTCTGACAATCCAGAAGCATATGGACGTTCCTCTTATTATAGCAGCAAAGTAA
- a CDS encoding site-specific DNA-methyltransferase: MKKNKIFYETDLGKLLLTDSYKELKDGSLKKYKGKINLIITSPPFPLNNKKKYGNLQGKEYKEWFISLAPIFEELLADDGSLVIEIGNAWESERPVQSLLHLECLLGLVQNSNLRLIQEFICYNPSKLPSPAQWVTVNRIRTVDSYTHIWWLAKSDYPKADNTKVLRPYSKSMKQLLKNQKYNSGKRPSEHVISENGFLKDNGGSIAHNFFEMEPIDEKREVRLPHSVLSFSNTHSNDYYLKACRKNDIIPHPARMNQGIVSFFINYLTDEKDLVFDPFAGSNTTGATAEKLNRKWLAMEIDREFADQSIFRFEDKELNAELIPNKHLKGTVCKKFPTCNGLNDNVTHIVDNISDFGGEFFQIFANNVSSFALDESPYHLCGV, encoded by the coding sequence ATGAAAAAAAACAAAATATTTTATGAAACTGACCTCGGGAAACTACTCCTTACAGACTCTTACAAAGAGTTAAAAGATGGTTCATTGAAAAAATATAAGGGCAAAATAAATCTAATTATCACTTCACCACCGTTTCCATTAAACAACAAGAAAAAATATGGAAACCTTCAAGGTAAGGAATACAAAGAGTGGTTTATCAGTCTTGCTCCAATCTTTGAAGAATTATTAGCTGATGATGGTTCACTTGTTATTGAAATCGGGAATGCTTGGGAATCTGAACGACCTGTACAGTCACTTTTACATTTAGAATGTTTACTTGGGCTTGTTCAAAATTCCAATCTAAGATTGATACAGGAATTTATATGTTACAATCCTTCAAAACTTCCTTCCCCAGCTCAATGGGTAACAGTTAATCGTATTAGGACGGTAGACAGCTATACTCATATATGGTGGCTTGCCAAATCAGACTACCCAAAGGCTGACAATACAAAAGTTTTGCGACCTTACAGCAAGAGTATGAAACAACTTCTCAAAAATCAAAAATATAACTCAGGTAAACGACCTTCGGAACACGTAATTTCTGAAAATGGATTTCTGAAAGATAATGGAGGAAGCATTGCTCATAATTTCTTTGAAATGGAGCCAATTGATGAAAAAAGAGAGGTTAGACTGCCTCACAGTGTTTTGAGCTTTTCAAATACACATTCAAACGATTACTATCTGAAAGCTTGTAGAAAGAATGATATCATTCCTCATCCTGCTAGAATGAATCAAGGGATTGTTAGTTTTTTTATCAATTATCTGACTGATGAAAAGGACTTAGTTTTTGACCCTTTCGCAGGAAGTAATACAACCGGTGCAACAGCCGAAAAGCTTAATAGAAAATGGTTAGCAATGGAAATTGACCGAGAATTTGCAGACCAATCAATTTTCAGATTTGAAGACAAAGAACTTAATGCAGAACTTATACCAAATAAACATCTAAAAGGCACAGTTTGTAAAAAGTTTCCAACCTGTAATGGATTGAATGATAACGTTACTCATATCGTTGATAATATCAGTGACTTTGGCGGAGAGTTCTTCCAGATCTTTGCAAATAATGTTAGCAGTTTTGCCCTTGATGAATCGCCATATCATCTCTGCGGGGTTTAA
- a CDS encoding L,D-transpeptidase family protein, translating into MKRTFLLAALLVCGASACKYVKDTPLGAIAAPPPPPYLSKTFQDSVLLHILADSTITQTIFTAHRADSLQSQLKQLYALRQNNLCWQSLQADSVQISQVPAVIEALQTASQHGFEPEWYGIAALQQAQQTASAPPAQGKEQEKITEKIRLDVQTSAALLQYATDLSMGRMKVPRWDIHPQMPPLAQQLNETLQQHRDLKDFLNTYIPKHPLYTQLSEAIAAQKGNAEMLQLAELNRERLRWLPDNLGNRYVFVNAPEFMLHVFEGEQSALDMKVIVGDHITQTPIFNATMEYIVFSPIWNVPTSIAREEILEWVDKNPNLLLVSDMDAYYKGKKVDIHSVNWQEAKKDWRNWSFKQQPTERNSLGDVKFMFPNKHSVYLHDTPHKQYFNDAFRAYSSGCVRMEKPVEFAEYLLKDNGGWTSDRIRGAMGRSAEQHVNLKNKIPVYIYYITNFVNEKGELQKRTDMYGYDKRQLPLFKEAFKK; encoded by the coding sequence ATGAAAAGAACATTCCTGCTCGCCGCCCTCTTGGTTTGTGGTGCCTCCGCCTGCAAATACGTCAAAGATACGCCGCTTGGTGCCATCGCCGCCCCGCCGCCACCGCCTTATCTCAGCAAAACCTTTCAGGATTCGGTGCTGCTCCATATCCTCGCCGACAGCACCATCACACAAACAATATTTACTGCCCACCGCGCCGATTCTTTGCAGTCGCAACTGAAGCAGTTGTATGCCCTGCGCCAAAATAATTTGTGCTGGCAGTCGCTGCAAGCTGACAGTGTGCAAATTTCTCAAGTGCCTGCCGTTATAGAGGCTTTGCAAACCGCCTCACAACACGGTTTTGAGCCGGAATGGTATGGCATAGCGGCTTTGCAACAAGCCCAACAAACAGCGAGTGCGCCGCCTGCACAAGGCAAAGAGCAGGAAAAAATAACAGAAAAAATCCGTTTAGATGTTCAAACCTCGGCGGCTCTCTTGCAATACGCCACCGACCTTTCTATGGGACGTATGAAAGTGCCGCGTTGGGATATTCACCCGCAAATGCCGCCCTTGGCACAACAACTCAACGAAACCTTGCAGCAGCACCGCGATTTGAAGGATTTTTTAAACACTTATATCCCCAAACACCCCCTATATACACAGCTATCCGAAGCCATCGCTGCACAAAAAGGAAATGCCGAGATGTTGCAACTCGCCGAACTCAACCGCGAACGCCTCCGTTGGCTGCCCGATAATTTGGGCAATCGCTATGTTTTCGTCAATGCGCCCGAATTTATGCTGCACGTTTTTGAAGGAGAGCAATCAGCTTTAGATATGAAAGTTATCGTAGGCGACCACATCACCCAAACACCTATTTTTAATGCTACTATGGAATACATCGTATTCAGCCCGATATGGAATGTGCCCACGAGCATTGCCCGCGAAGAAATATTGGAATGGGTAGATAAAAATCCGAACTTGCTGTTGGTGAGCGATATGGACGCTTATTATAAAGGTAAAAAAGTAGATATTCACAGCGTAAACTGGCAGGAAGCAAAAAAAGACTGGCGCAACTGGAGTTTTAAACAACAACCCACCGAGCGCAACAGTTTGGGCGATGTAAAATTTATGTTTCCCAACAAACACTCCGTTTATCTGCACGATACGCCCCACAAACAATATTTCAACGATGCGTTTCGTGCGTATAGCTCCGGCTGCGTGCGCATGGAAAAACCGGTAGAATTTGCCGAATATTTACTCAAAGACAACGGCGGCTGGACAAGCGACCGTATTCGCGGGGCAATGGGGCGCAGTGCAGAGCAACACGTCAATCTGAAAAACAAAATTCCGGTATATATTTATTATATCACCAATTTTGTGAATGAAAAAGGCGAACTCCAAAAACGTACCGATATGTATGGCTACGACAAACGCCAATTACCCCTTTTCAAAGAAGCATTTAAAAAATAA
- a CDS encoding MGMT family protein, with the protein MKADAHFFEQVYDICRLIPKGRVTSYGAVARCLGASARMVGFAMNHSHTASLPVPAHRVVNSKGVLSGKHHFGEPQRMQQLLEAEGITVINDQVEHFDQLFWNPLTEINI; encoded by the coding sequence ATGAAAGCCGATGCTCATTTTTTTGAACAAGTATATGATATTTGTCGCCTTATCCCAAAAGGGCGCGTAACAAGTTATGGTGCTGTTGCCCGCTGTTTGGGGGCTTCGGCGCGTATGGTGGGCTTTGCCATGAACCACTCGCACACGGCATCGCTGCCGGTGCCCGCCCACCGCGTTGTCAATAGCAAAGGCGTATTGTCGGGTAAGCACCATTTCGGCGAGCCGCAGCGCATGCAACAACTCTTGGAAGCCGAAGGCATCACCGTCATCAACGACCAAGTGGAGCATTTTGACCAACTATTTTGGAATCCGCTCACCGAAATCAATATTTAA
- a CDS encoding hydroxymethylglutaryl-CoA lyase, translating to MSSISSVKIIECPRDAMQGIKTFIPTEQKAHYLNQLLKVGFDTLDFGSFVSAQAIPQMQDTAAVLEKLDLDDTKTRLLAIIANTRGATLAGERDEITYLGYPFSVSETFQRRNTNKGIEESLQVLAEIKNLCEINGKHLVVYLSMAFGNPYNDFYDYSLVEHWVDRIDEEIGADIISLADTIGTADPALIGKLFGILTEDYPHIEFGAHLHSAPHNWREKVEIAYKYGCRRFDGAMKGFGGCPMAKDELVGNLATENLLRFFEQENIPTQLDMDEFLTAMKAAETVFSVIH from the coding sequence ATGTCATCAATATCTTCCGTAAAAATTATAGAGTGTCCGCGCGATGCCATGCAGGGCATCAAAACATTTATCCCGACCGAACAAAAGGCGCATTATCTGAATCAACTGCTCAAAGTAGGTTTTGATACTTTGGATTTCGGCAGTTTTGTATCGGCACAAGCCATACCGCAAATGCAGGATACGGCGGCAGTGCTGGAAAAATTAGATTTAGACGATACCAAAACGCGCCTGCTTGCTATTATCGCCAATACACGCGGAGCTACGCTCGCCGGCGAACGTGACGAAATCACCTATTTGGGGTATCCGTTTTCGGTGTCAGAAACCTTTCAACGCCGCAATACCAACAAAGGCATTGAAGAATCCTTGCAAGTATTGGCAGAAATCAAAAACCTCTGCGAAATCAACGGCAAACACTTAGTGGTGTATTTGTCGATGGCTTTCGGTAATCCATATAACGATTTTTACGATTATTCCCTCGTAGAACACTGGGTGGACAGGATAGATGAAGAAATAGGAGCAGATATTATTTCGCTGGCGGATACCATCGGTACCGCCGACCCCGCTCTTATCGGCAAACTATTCGGCATACTCACCGAAGATTATCCGCACATAGAATTTGGCGCGCACCTGCACAGCGCACCTCACAACTGGCGCGAAAAAGTGGAAATAGCCTACAAATATGGTTGTCGCCGTTTTGACGGAGCGATGAAAGGATTTGGGGGCTGCCCGATGGCAAAAGATGAATTGGTGGGCAACTTGGCAACCGAAAATCTGCTGCGCTTTTTTGAGCAGGAAAATATACCTACACAGTTGGATATGGACGAATTTTTAACGGCAATGAAAGCAGCCGAAACAGTTTTTTCCGTAATTCACTAA
- a CDS encoding T9SS type A sorting domain-containing protein, with protein sequence MIKNYFLVLLLLLTALIQQQNAWAQDRCSTMHHHELIKQKDPLYEQKRQEIEAFTESYSQKGGKADRAVVTIPVVVHVVYQNSTENISNAQVQSQIDVLNEDFRRLNADASSTPSAFTGIAADAEVEFCLATIDPSGNATDGITNTSTAVGTFSDNDAVKYTSSGGIDAWDPSSYLNIWVCDMGSSLLGYAQFPGGPSATDGVVIHYLYFGTTGTATSPFDKGRTTTHEVGHYLNLYHIWGDDGGACTGSDLVSDTPNQASEYYGCPAYPQTSCSSSDMFMNYMDYTDDACMNMFSAGQKTRMQALFASGGVRVSLLSSTACGAACTAAPAAPALSSPANAATNVALSPTLSWGAVTGTNAATSYEVQVSTSSTFATIYASYSGANTSYTVSPALAYSTTYYWRVRSVNSCGTGAWSTIRSFTTLACTAPAAPALSSPANAAINIALTPTLTWTAVSGATSYDVQVSTSNTFGSTVASGTGITGTSYTVGSSLSVGTIYYWRVRTINSCGTSAWSTVYSFTTTSSTCSDYITNGGFESGANVGWSESSSNGFQTVDNTSNVYNSGAWSAWLGGANNENSQVWQSITIPAGSTATLTYYYLIYTTTQTTCTGDVAYLKINGTTVTTYQLCTNTSMGNYAQATFDLTSYAGQTVEIRFQAITNASNISHFFVDDVVAEVCAPVCPTSLNYVNTTDDFVSGETFDFECSGVITANNIINSGANITYDCGAASYVSLTSGFWAKSGCFFEAFPDGCGGAKSLDVPADAVVVQGTTINTDMTTLAKSKPNYTANTNTAASKGLWVTSLQAYPNPTDGVINFTVNDAPQGFVLSISDIQGKTVHQWKQDEAASQATFNLPAGVLQSGIYIATLSMNNGTVAYQKIVVR encoded by the coding sequence ATGATTAAAAACTATTTTCTTGTGCTACTGCTGTTGCTTACAGCTCTTATCCAGCAACAAAATGCTTGGGCACAAGACCGTTGCAGCACCATGCATCATCATGAGCTAATTAAACAAAAAGACCCACTTTATGAACAAAAAAGGCAAGAAATAGAAGCCTTTACTGAGTCTTATTCACAAAAAGGCGGTAAGGCAGACCGTGCAGTTGTTACTATTCCGGTGGTGGTACACGTTGTGTATCAAAATTCTACCGAAAATATCAGCAACGCACAAGTACAATCACAAATAGACGTATTGAATGAAGATTTTCGCCGTTTGAATGCAGATGCTTCTTCTACTCCTTCTGCTTTTACAGGAATTGCTGCCGATGCAGAGGTTGAATTTTGTTTGGCTACCATAGACCCTTCAGGCAACGCTACTGACGGTATCACCAACACTTCTACCGCAGTTGGTACGTTCAGTGATAATGATGCCGTAAAATATACTTCTTCAGGAGGTATAGATGCTTGGGATCCTTCTAGTTATTTGAATATTTGGGTCTGTGATATGGGTTCAAGCTTATTGGGTTATGCACAATTTCCGGGAGGTCCAAGTGCTACCGATGGTGTAGTAATCCATTATTTGTACTTTGGTACTACAGGAACAGCAACTTCACCTTTTGACAAGGGACGTACTACTACGCACGAAGTAGGTCACTATTTGAATTTATATCATATCTGGGGTGATGACGGCGGAGCTTGTACTGGCAGCGATTTGGTGTCAGACACGCCCAATCAAGCTAGTGAATATTACGGCTGCCCTGCTTATCCTCAAACATCTTGTAGTTCCAGCGATATGTTTATGAACTACATGGACTATACCGATGATGCTTGTATGAATATGTTTTCTGCCGGACAAAAAACAAGAATGCAGGCTTTGTTTGCCAGCGGAGGAGTACGTGTTTCATTGTTGAGTTCTACTGCTTGCGGTGCTGCGTGTACTGCGGCACCTGCGGCACCTGCATTGAGCAGCCCTGCCAATGCCGCCACCAATGTTGCCCTTTCGCCAACTTTGAGCTGGGGTGCAGTGACAGGCACAAATGCTGCTACTTCTTATGAAGTGCAAGTATCTACATCTTCTACATTTGCTACTATTTATGCTTCTTATAGCGGAGCGAATACTTCTTATACCGTATCGCCCGCACTTGCTTATAGCACTACTTATTACTGGCGTGTGCGTTCTGTAAATAGCTGCGGTACCGGTGCTTGGTCAACGATTCGGAGCTTTACTACATTGGCTTGTACTGCACCTGCCGCACCTGCATTGAGCAGCCCTGCCAATGCAGCCATTAATATTGCACTTACTCCTACTTTGACATGGACTGCAGTTTCAGGTGCCACTTCTTACGATGTACAAGTATCTACTTCTAATACATTTGGCAGCACAGTAGCCAGTGGAACAGGTATTACAGGTACTTCTTATACTGTGGGCAGTTCTTTGAGTGTTGGAACTATTTATTACTGGCGTGTGCGCACCATTAACAGTTGTGGCACCAGTGCTTGGTCAACTGTATATAGTTTTACAACAACATCTTCTACTTGTAGTGATTATATTACCAATGGCGGTTTTGAATCGGGAGCAAATGTGGGTTGGTCGGAATCTTCTTCCAATGGTTTTCAAACCGTTGATAATACCAGCAACGTTTATAATAGCGGTGCTTGGTCGGCTTGGTTGGGCGGTGCCAATAATGAAAACTCACAAGTTTGGCAATCTATTACTATTCCGGCGGGTTCTACAGCCACGCTCACCTATTATTATTTGATATACACCACTACTCAAACTACTTGTACAGGAGATGTAGCGTATTTAAAAATAAACGGCACGACTGTTACTACTTATCAGTTGTGTACCAATACGTCTATGGGGAACTATGCACAAGCAACTTTTGACTTGACATCTTATGCCGGACAAACAGTAGAAATCCGTTTTCAAGCGATTACCAATGCCAGCAATATAAGCCATTTCTTTGTAGATGATGTGGTAGCAGAAGTATGCGCTCCGGTTTGTCCTACTTCTTTGAACTATGTAAATACTACCGATGATTTTGTAAGTGGCGAAACTTTTGATTTTGAATGTTCCGGTGTTATCACGGCAAACAATATCATCAATTCGGGGGCTAATATCACTTATGATTGCGGTGCTGCCAGCTATGTAAGTCTTACGAGTGGTTTTTGGGCAAAAAGCGGCTGTTTCTTTGAAGCATTCCCTGATGGCTGTGGCGGTGCTAAAAGTTTAGATGTACCCGCTGACGCTGTGGTGGTACAGGGTACAACTATCAATACAGATATGACTACTTTGGCAAAAAGTAAACCGAATTATACTGCCAATACCAACACAGCAGCAAGCAAAGGTCTGTGGGTTACTTCATTGCAAGCCTACCCGAACCCGACTGATGGTGTTATCAACTTTACAGTGAATGATGCGCCGCAGGGTTTTGTATTGAGCATTAGCGATATTCAAGGAAAAACAGTACATCAATGGAAACAAGATGAGGCTGCTTCACAAGCAACTTTCAACTTGCCGGCGGGTGTGTTGCAAAGCGGCATTTATATTGCCACTTTAAGTATGAATAATGGCACTGTTGCTTATCAAAAAATAGTGGTGCGTTAA
- a CDS encoding glycosyltransferase family 2 protein — MKAAETKVMISVVSPVYRAQAIVSELVRQMVEALAPLGLEYEIILVEDGSPDASWQAIEVAARQCNAVRGIKLSRNFGQHIAITAGLQTARGQYIIVMDCDLQDAPHYIPLLLQRAREGYDIVYTRKQERRHGWFKNITARLYFSIYNYLAETKSLGEQIGAYSLLSRRAVEAFLQIKDVHRHYLLLVQTLGFPHSTLDIEHQPRYEGNSSYTFSKLLRHALDGITSQSDKLLRLSIGLGFFLFIGSVLYALYLVAAYCIRGAAPGYTSLMAALLFSTGVILVSVGIAGIYIGKIFEQVKERPLYFVEKKTEDYI, encoded by the coding sequence ATGAAAGCAGCCGAAACAAAGGTGATGATAAGTGTGGTGAGTCCGGTGTATCGGGCACAGGCTATCGTATCGGAGTTGGTGCGGCAAATGGTTGAGGCTCTTGCTCCTTTGGGTTTGGAGTACGAAATTATTTTGGTAGAAGACGGTAGTCCCGATGCTTCGTGGCAGGCGATAGAAGTGGCGGCGCGGCAATGCAATGCGGTGCGCGGCATCAAATTGAGCCGCAATTTCGGGCAGCATATCGCCATCACTGCCGGACTGCAGACGGCGCGTGGGCAATATATCATTGTGATGGACTGCGACCTGCAAGATGCGCCTCATTATATTCCGCTGCTGCTGCAACGTGCCCGCGAAGGCTACGACATTGTTTATACGCGCAAGCAAGAACGCCGGCACGGTTGGTTTAAAAACATCACGGCGCGGCTTTATTTCAGCATTTACAATTATCTGGCAGAAACCAAATCGCTAGGCGAACAAATCGGGGCATATTCACTGTTGAGCCGCCGTGCTGTTGAGGCTTTTCTGCAAATAAAAGATGTACACCGACATTATTTATTGTTGGTACAAACACTGGGTTTTCCGCACAGTACCCTTGATATTGAGCATCAGCCGCGCTACGAAGGCAATAGCAGCTACACTTTTTCAAAATTGCTGCGACACGCATTAGACGGCATTACTTCTCAGTCGGATAAGCTGCTGCGGTTGAGCATCGGTTTGGGGTTTTTCTTGTTCATAGGCTCGGTGTTGTACGCACTATATTTGGTGGCGGCGTATTGTATTCGCGGGGCGGCACCGGGTTATACTTCATTGATGGCAGCTTTGTTGTTTTCTACGGGCGTAATTTTGGTGTCGGTGGGCATTGCGGGTATTTATATCGGAAAAATTTTTGAGCAGGTCAAAGAGCGTCCTTTGTATTTTGTGGAGAAAAAAACGGAAGATTATATTTGA
- a CDS encoding class I SAM-dependent methyltransferase codes for MKITEILQQTDHYYTAKLQAHGTTPQGADWNGAASQELRFAVLAQLFDAQKSNFSVLDYGCGYGAFWEWLQRQTYTDIIYSGYDISAAMLQTAQEQYPALAFSRQIPETAADFVVASGVWNVKQQQNTTQWEQYICDELAQLQRLSKRGFAFNLLTAYSDPPKQRDYLYYASPTFWFDYCKRHFSARVALLHDYPLYEFTILVRK; via the coding sequence ATGAAAATAACAGAAATTTTGCAGCAGACGGATCATTATTATACTGCCAAATTGCAGGCTCACGGCACTACACCACAGGGCGCAGACTGGAATGGGGCGGCATCGCAGGAGTTGCGTTTTGCGGTGTTGGCGCAACTTTTTGATGCACAAAAAAGCAATTTTTCGGTGTTGGATTACGGCTGCGGCTATGGTGCTTTTTGGGAGTGGCTGCAAAGGCAGACTTATACCGATATTATATATAGCGGCTATGATATTTCGGCGGCGATGTTGCAGACGGCACAAGAGCAATACCCGGCACTTGCTTTCAGCCGACAAATTCCCGAAACGGCGGCAGATTTTGTAGTAGCGAGCGGGGTGTGGAACGTAAAGCAACAACAAAATACCACACAATGGGAGCAATATATTTGCGATGAGTTGGCACAATTGCAGCGTTTGAGCAAGCGCGGTTTTGCTTTTAATTTACTCACCGCTTACTCCGACCCGCCCAAGCAGCGCGATTATTTATATTATGCCTCGCCCACTTTTTGGTTTGACTACTGCAAACGTCATTTTTCGGCACGGGTGGCTTTGCTCCACGACTATCCTTTGTATGAATTTACGATATTGGTGCGAAAATGA
- a CDS encoding gliding motility-associated C-terminal domain-containing protein yields the protein MTDLFRWLLFFFLPADSLQTPNATLYEVLYGDSIILAQTYIPILTDTDTTYEFALIRDCDYNLTLTLHGIPYIAVQDSEIPVGKIKLYDSDILLPNLLPIEEAIAAGARRFNVGLDFYNLEKFFIEKDTAVQVCESAIYELNGIYYRENTNIVDTTHLRKNACDTIYHYQIYFKGTCPDVFPSAFSPNDDGNNDTYRPLLAEAGAQVSSYQLNIYNRYGQLVFGSNDPHLAWDGTFNGKPQPVGVYLFYCTYQTDQNSKHFTEKGSITLIR from the coding sequence GTGACCGACTTATTTAGGTGGTTATTATTTTTCTTTTTGCCTGCTGATAGTTTGCAAACTCCCAATGCTACTTTATATGAAGTGCTGTATGGCGATTCGATTATTTTAGCTCAAACTTATATACCCATTCTTACAGATACAGACACAACATATGAATTTGCGCTAATCCGAGATTGCGACTACAACCTGACCCTAACCCTACATGGTATTCCGTATATTGCTGTTCAGGATAGTGAAATTCCGGTTGGTAAAATTAAACTCTATGACTCTGATATTTTATTACCGAACTTACTTCCAATAGAAGAAGCCATAGCCGCGGGAGCTAGAAGATTTAATGTAGGATTAGATTTTTATAATCTTGAGAAATTTTTTATAGAAAAAGATACTGCCGTACAGGTATGTGAAAGCGCAATATATGAGCTAAATGGGATATATTACAGAGAAAATACTAACATTGTTGATACTACACATCTTCGTAAAAACGCCTGCGATACTATCTATCATTATCAAATTTATTTTAAAGGAACTTGCCCCGACGTTTTCCCCTCTGCTTTTTCGCCCAATGACGATGGCAACAACGACACCTACCGCCCACTGCTGGCAGAGGCGGGCGCACAAGTATCCAGCTATCAACTCAATATCTACAACCGCTACGGGCAGTTGGTCTTTGGCAGCAACGACCCCCACCTCGCCTGGGACGGCACTTTCAATGGCAAGCCGCAGCCTGTCGGGGTGTATCTATTTTATTGCACCTACCAAACCGACCAAAATTCCAAGCATTTCACCGAAAAAGGCAGTATTACCCTGATACGATGA